One window of Poseidonibacter antarcticus genomic DNA carries:
- the galE gene encoding UDP-glucose 4-epimerase GalE: MKVLVTGGAGYIGSHTCIALHEAGFDFVVFDNLCNSSKESLKRVEKIIGKSIDFVQGDIRDKKALSSVFEKYKIDSVIHFAGLKAVGESVEKPHMYYDNNVNGTLVLCEVMKNYDCKKIVFSSSATVYGDPHTTPISEDFPLSATNPYGRTKLFIEEILRDIYISDNSNKIVLLRYFNPVGAHSSGTIGEDPNGIPNNLMPFISQTAVGKREYLSVFGGDYDTHDGTGVRDYIHVVDLALGHVKALQKIDSIDDVLTVNLGTGNGYSVLDMVKAYEKASGKKVPYKIVSRRAGDIAKCFANPSYAKEVLDWEASKGIEQMCADSWKWQSNNPNGYK; encoded by the coding sequence ATGAAAGTATTAGTAACAGGAGGAGCTGGATATATAGGCTCACATACATGTATAGCATTACACGAAGCTGGTTTTGATTTTGTAGTTTTTGATAATCTTTGCAATTCTTCAAAAGAGAGTTTGAAAAGAGTAGAAAAAATTATAGGTAAATCTATAGATTTTGTACAAGGTGATATACGAGATAAAAAAGCTTTATCTTCTGTATTTGAAAAATATAAGATAGATAGTGTTATTCACTTTGCTGGATTAAAAGCAGTAGGTGAATCTGTAGAAAAACCTCATATGTATTATGATAATAATGTCAATGGTACTTTGGTATTGTGTGAAGTTATGAAAAACTATGATTGTAAAAAGATTGTATTTTCTTCATCTGCTACAGTTTATGGTGATCCTCATACAACACCTATTAGTGAAGATTTTCCTTTAAGTGCTACAAATCCTTATGGAAGAACAAAACTCTTTATAGAAGAGATATTAAGAGATATATACATATCTGATAATTCTAATAAGATTGTACTTTTAAGATATTTCAATCCAGTAGGAGCTCATAGTTCTGGAACAATTGGAGAAGACCCAAATGGTATTCCAAATAACTTAATGCCATTTATTTCTCAAACAGCAGTAGGGAAAAGAGAATATCTTAGTGTTTTTGGTGGAGATTATGATACTCACGATGGAACAGGTGTAAGAGATTATATTCATGTAGTTGATTTAGCACTAGGTCATGTAAAAGCCTTACAAAAGATTGATAGCATTGATGATGTACTAACTGTAAATTTAGGAACAGGAAATGGTTATTCAGTTTTAGATATGGTAAAAGCTTATGAAAAAGCAAGTGGTAAAAAAGTTCCATACAAGATTGTAAGTAGACGTGCTGGAGATATTGCTAAGTGTTTTGCAAATCCTTCTTATGCAAAAGAAGTTTTAGATTGGGAAGCATCAAAAGGTATTGAGCAAATGTGTGCAGATTCTTGGAAATGGCAGTCAAACAATCCAAATGGATATAAATAA
- a CDS encoding tyrosine-protein phosphatase, giving the protein MNKDIILPEFYSIDLHSHLIPGIDDGSLNMEQSIQMVKTLKEMGFKKLITTPHIMSHKFPNNKDIILRGLDYLKNELVSNNIDIPIQAAAEYYYDEHFMELIEKKDLLTFGDNYVLFEFSYTTPVFGLEQVVYKLLSAGYKPILAHPERYSYFNSKLEKYHQLKDMGLLFQLNVNSLNNFYGKKVKIAAKYLVDRGLVDFIGSDTHRPNYLESLQKSLSLKEFKSIENKNRILNKYL; this is encoded by the coding sequence ATGAATAAAGACATTATTTTACCTGAGTTTTACAGTATTGATTTGCACTCACATCTTATACCAGGTATTGATGATGGTTCATTGAATATGGAACAAAGCATACAAATGGTTAAGACATTAAAAGAAATGGGATTTAAAAAACTTATTACTACACCACATATTATGTCACATAAATTTCCAAACAATAAAGATATTATTTTAAGAGGATTAGATTATTTAAAAAATGAACTTGTATCTAATAATATTGATATACCGATACAAGCAGCAGCTGAGTACTATTATGATGAGCATTTTATGGAATTAATCGAAAAAAAAGATTTATTAACATTTGGTGATAATTATGTATTATTTGAATTTTCATACACTACACCTGTATTTGGCTTAGAACAAGTTGTATATAAACTTTTAAGTGCAGGTTATAAACCAATACTAGCTCATCCTGAGAGATATTCATATTTTAACTCAAAGTTAGAAAAATATCATCAACTAAAAGATATGGGATTGTTATTTCAACTAAATGTAAATTCGTTAAATAATTTCTATGGCAAAAAAGTAAAAATAGCTGCAAAGTATTTGGTTGATAGAGGATTGGTTGATTTTATAGGTAGTGATACACATAGACCTAACTATTTGGAATCACTACAAAAAAGTTTATCGTTGAAAGAGTTTAAATCTATTGAGAATAAAAATAGAATATTAAATAAGTATTTATAA
- a CDS encoding glycosyltransferase, with protein MENKKGLMIIDQISNGGAEKVFYKLYKYFSNSYGLEVFTILNTKSEWFVLNNKARFKTATNNNLNSNSTIGKIYLQISFMIKLFIDIRKHKYSFVFSFLERSNISSILVGNWFKTPVFINVRNHLSSQYRNRSNIERKLILFFIKNTYSKATKIICNSFEIKKDLVENFEIDENKIIVIYNSYNLKNIKKLSNKDNPFSEIINMYKNKNGKIFTSAGRFDSQKDFFTLVKTFKEHIKFYKNDLLILIGDGNDREEIEKLISNNKNIFLTGHITNPFTVFKDADYYLITSRFEGFPNALFESMVCGIVPISVNCLSGPYEIIMQSKNTQIVEDYKISDYGILVNLESENTVNNSLLKALNKYAHSDIKFKKLDFNKYSDEVALEKWREIIENNI; from the coding sequence ATGGAAAATAAAAAAGGCTTAATGATTATTGATCAAATATCAAATGGTGGAGCAGAAAAAGTATTTTATAAACTGTATAAATATTTTTCAAATTCTTATGGTTTAGAAGTTTTTACTATTTTAAATACTAAATCAGAATGGTTTGTATTGAACAATAAAGCTAGATTTAAAACAGCAACGAACAATAATTTAAATTCAAACTCAACAATTGGGAAAATTTATTTGCAAATAAGTTTTATGATAAAACTATTTATTGATATTAGGAAACATAAGTATAGTTTTGTTTTTTCATTTCTTGAGCGGTCTAATATTTCATCTATTTTAGTTGGAAATTGGTTTAAGACTCCTGTATTTATAAATGTGAGAAATCATTTGTCAAGCCAATACAGAAATAGAAGTAATATAGAGAGAAAATTAATTTTATTTTTTATTAAAAATACATATTCAAAAGCAACAAAAATTATTTGTAATTCTTTTGAGATAAAAAAAGACTTAGTAGAAAACTTTGAGATTGATGAAAATAAAATCATTGTGATTTATAATTCATATAACTTAAAGAATATAAAAAAATTATCAAATAAAGATAATCCTTTTTCTGAAATTATTAATATGTATAAAAACAAAAATGGTAAAATCTTTACAAGTGCTGGCAGGTTTGATAGTCAAAAAGATTTTTTCACTTTAGTGAAAACATTTAAAGAACATATAAAATTTTATAAGAATGATTTATTAATATTAATAGGGGATGGGAATGATAGAGAAGAGATTGAAAAACTTATAAGTAACAATAAAAATATTTTTTTAACTGGCCATATTACAAATCCTTTTACAGTATTTAAGGATGCAGATTATTATTTAATTACTTCAAGATTTGAAGGCTTTCCCAATGCTTTATTTGAAAGTATGGTTTGTGGAATAGTCCCAATAAGTGTAAATTGTTTATCTGGTCCATATGAAATCATCATGCAAAGTAAAAATACACAAATAGTTGAAGATTATAAAATAAGTGATTATGGAATTTTAGTAAATTTAGAAAGTGAAAATACAGTAAATAATAGTCTACTTAAAGCTCTTAATAAATATGCACATAGTGACATAAAATTTAAAAAATTAGATTTTAATAAATACTCAGATGAAGTAGCTTTAGAAAAATGGAGAGAGATTATTGAAAACAATATATAA
- a CDS encoding NAD-dependent epimerase gives MKILVTGTAGFIGFHLARKLLERGDEVIGIDNINDYYDVNLKYGRLKELGISKDEIKDNTKIVSKTYKKHSFYKIDLADKEAMEKLFEIEKFDAVCNLAAQAGVRYSLENPHAYIQSNIVGFLNILEGCRNTNIKNLAFASSSSVYGLNESQPFKTTDKTEHQVSLYAATKKSNEMMAHTYAHLYGIHVTGLRFFTVYGPWGRPDMAPMLFTDAILHDRAIKVFNNGKMSRDFTYIDDIVDGVIKVIDKPSQTNKQWNAKDPEISSSSAPYKIYNIGNNAPLPLMTFIETIENALGKKAEKNYMPMQDGDVVSTYADVSGLIEDFGYKPDTDLKDGIEQFVTWYKDFYK, from the coding sequence ATGAAAATATTAGTAACAGGAACAGCTGGATTTATAGGTTTTCACTTGGCACGCAAACTTCTTGAACGTGGTGATGAGGTAATAGGAATAGATAATATAAATGACTATTATGATGTAAATCTAAAATATGGAAGACTTAAAGAGTTAGGTATATCAAAAGATGAAATAAAAGACAATACTAAAATAGTTTCTAAAACATATAAAAAGCATAGCTTCTATAAAATAGACCTAGCAGACAAAGAAGCTATGGAAAAACTTTTTGAAATAGAAAAATTTGATGCAGTTTGTAATCTAGCAGCACAAGCAGGAGTTAGATATTCACTAGAAAATCCACATGCTTATATACAAAGTAATATAGTAGGATTTTTAAATATCTTAGAAGGATGTAGAAATACAAATATAAAAAACCTAGCATTTGCATCAAGTAGCTCAGTATATGGACTAAACGAATCTCAACCTTTTAAAACTACTGATAAAACAGAACACCAAGTAAGCCTCTATGCAGCAACAAAAAAATCAAATGAAATGATGGCACATACTTATGCTCATCTTTATGGTATACATGTGACAGGATTGAGATTTTTCACTGTTTATGGACCATGGGGCAGACCTGATATGGCTCCTATGCTTTTTACAGATGCAATACTTCATGATAGAGCTATAAAAGTATTTAACAATGGAAAAATGAGTAGAGATTTTACCTATATAGATGATATAGTAGATGGAGTAATAAAAGTAATAGATAAACCATCTCAAACAAACAAACAATGGAACGCAAAAGATCCAGAGATATCTAGTTCTAGTGCACCATATAAAATCTACAACATAGGAAACAATGCACCACTTCCTCTTATGACTTTCATAGAAACAATAGAAAATGCACTTGGTAAAAAAGCAGAAAAAAACTATATGCCTATGCAAGATGGTGATGTAGTGAGTACTTATGCAGATGTAAGTGGACTAATAGAAGACTTCGGATATAAACCTGATACAGATTTAAAAGATGGGATTGAGCAGTTTGTGACTTGGTATAAAGATTTTTATAAATAA
- a CDS encoding WecB/TagA/CpsF family glycosyltransferase, with protein MKTIYKKIDDKFNTKKEFTQLLETESSDIKLVTFLNPFSYTVYLENPNLVDEFDVFFADGALLVKLHNIFNSKKIDRVSFDFSSIAKDVLDFANTKSMNIAFIGAKQDELNGAIKNIKTMYSNINIVYHRNGYFNSEEDYEICFDELSSLTVDMLVIGMGSPYQEKFAVRVKNAGLKIPLIFTCGGFFTQTSIKADYYHPLVKKFGLRWLQRAIMHKHVRNRLLKDYPSFLIKYIYNHIIYK; from the coding sequence TTGAAAACAATATATAAAAAAATTGATGATAAATTCAATACTAAAAAAGAGTTTACTCAGTTATTGGAAACAGAAAGTTCAGACATAAAGCTTGTGACTTTTTTAAATCCATTTTCATATACTGTCTATTTAGAAAATCCAAATTTGGTAGATGAATTTGATGTTTTTTTTGCAGATGGGGCTTTACTTGTAAAACTTCATAATATTTTTAACTCTAAGAAAATAGATAGAGTGAGTTTTGATTTTTCTTCTATTGCTAAAGATGTTCTAGATTTTGCTAATACAAAGAGTATGAATATTGCTTTTATAGGAGCAAAACAAGATGAATTAAATGGTGCAATTAAAAATATTAAGACAATGTATTCTAATATAAATATTGTATATCATCGAAATGGTTATTTTAATAGTGAAGAAGATTATGAAATCTGTTTTGATGAATTATCAAGTCTTACTGTTGATATGCTTGTAATAGGTATGGGAAGTCCTTACCAAGAAAAATTTGCGGTTAGAGTTAAGAATGCAGGACTTAAAATTCCTCTAATTTTTACGTGTGGTGGTTTTTTTACACAAACATCAATAAAAGCTGATTATTATCATCCTTTAGTTAAAAAGTTTGGACTTCGATGGTTACAAAGAGCAATAATGCATAAGCATGTAAGAAATAGGCTTTTAAAAGACTATCCAAGTTTTTTAATTAAATATATTTATAATCATATTATTTATAAATAA
- a CDS encoding flippase, whose product MIKKIKSKFKSEENKRLLSNFFSLLSLQGLNYILPLLTMPYLFKVLGAEKYGLVAFAVATIFFLDKFVEYGYNLSATREVALNHKNKEKLSEIYSTVISVKLILTLVSFMILSLLILTIEKFTNEWLLFYLTFLIVIGNAIFPIWFFQGIEEMKYISYFNISAKLFFTAGIFVFVKSSEDYIYQPLLNGLGFILVGLYSLYFIRKKYDIRFTVQPIINIKNSLTSSWNLFVSDFIPNLYNNFSTFLLGFVTTMDNVGYFALANQIVSVFNNVITIIRNVTFPYLNKDYSKFEKIAQLTIFAGLSMSLIIFLTSYWVVPFVFGEKAYESLVYIYILALSPFFISISYTFGSNKMVVLKYDKEYRKTIVKVSILGFLTSILLIPLYGAYGAALTIVITRFFLGTMIYKQSRKLK is encoded by the coding sequence ATGATAAAAAAAATAAAATCTAAATTCAAATCAGAAGAGAACAAAAGGTTATTGTCAAATTTTTTTTCACTTCTTAGCTTACAAGGACTTAATTATATCTTACCGCTTTTAACTATGCCGTACCTCTTTAAAGTACTAGGTGCAGAAAAATATGGTTTAGTCGCATTTGCGGTTGCAACTATATTCTTCTTAGATAAATTTGTTGAGTATGGTTATAATCTTTCAGCTACAAGAGAAGTTGCACTTAATCATAAAAATAAAGAAAAACTAAGTGAAATATACAGCACTGTTATTAGTGTAAAACTTATTTTGACATTGGTTTCTTTTATGATACTTTCACTCCTTATTTTAACTATTGAAAAATTTACTAATGAATGGCTATTATTTTATTTGACTTTTTTAATAGTCATCGGTAATGCAATTTTTCCAATTTGGTTTTTTCAAGGAATTGAAGAGATGAAGTATATTAGTTACTTTAATATCTCTGCAAAACTTTTTTTTACCGCAGGAATTTTTGTTTTTGTAAAGTCTAGTGAAGATTATATTTATCAACCACTGCTCAATGGGTTAGGTTTTATACTCGTGGGTCTTTACTCTTTATACTTCATCAGAAAAAAGTATGACATAAGATTTACAGTTCAACCTATCATAAATATAAAAAACTCACTTACAAGTAGTTGGAATCTTTTTGTAAGTGATTTTATACCAAACCTTTACAATAATTTCTCAACATTTTTACTAGGTTTTGTAACAACGATGGATAATGTAGGTTATTTTGCATTAGCAAATCAAATAGTAAGTGTATTTAATAATGTAATAACAATAATACGAAATGTAACTTTCCCATACCTAAATAAAGATTATTCAAAATTTGAAAAAATAGCACAACTAACTATCTTTGCAGGTTTAAGTATGAGTTTAATAATTTTTTTAACATCCTATTGGGTAGTTCCTTTTGTGTTTGGAGAAAAAGCTTATGAAAGTTTAGTTTATATTTATATTTTGGCATTGAGTCCATTTTTTATATCTATAAGCTACACTTTTGGATCAAATAAAATGGTTGTATTAAAATATGATAAAGAGTATAGAAAGACAATTGTAAAAGTATCAATACTAGGATTTTTAACTTCTATTTTATTGATACCATTGTATGGAGCATATGGAGCAGCACTTACTATCGTTATAACACGATTTTTTTTAGGAACGATGATATATAAACAAAGCAGGAAACTAAAATGA
- a CDS encoding glycosyltransferase family 4 protein, with the protein MQYITLFIISFIFIKLLIKFSQKLGLVDIPNERSSHTNITPRGAGISFGLAFFISIILFKFSLFIENYLLFLAIFIVFFTGVLDDHKDVSPKIKFYAMFIASILLYFNNIYIHNLGIYFGYIIPLGFLALPFSMFFIAGVTNGANLLDGLDGLASGVSIVILSTFLYVGYINQNNLMCVISLFTIISLLPFLLFNWFPAKIFMGDSGSLLLGFIIATLSVMALEYIHPMAVVYIIALPIFDTLIVMIRRIKNNKSPFSPDKTHMHHILLKFFKKKVKKTVLFIILMQSLFSLVGLMLALPHKQLGEGIASTLALLSYLGILALFYMIFTGMKDRQKLITRLIKRKKKNIR; encoded by the coding sequence ATGCAATATATTACACTATTTATTATATCATTTATTTTCATAAAATTATTGATTAAATTTTCTCAAAAACTAGGTTTAGTTGATATTCCAAATGAGCGAAGCTCACATACTAATATAACACCGCGAGGTGCTGGTATTTCTTTTGGTTTAGCATTTTTTATTTCTATTATTTTGTTTAAATTTTCTTTATTTATTGAAAACTACCTTCTGTTTTTAGCTATTTTTATAGTTTTCTTTACTGGTGTCTTGGACGATCATAAGGACGTAAGTCCCAAAATAAAATTTTACGCTATGTTTATAGCTTCAATACTACTGTATTTTAATAATATTTATATTCATAACTTAGGTATATACTTTGGATATATTATTCCCTTAGGTTTTTTAGCCTTGCCTTTTTCTATGTTTTTTATAGCAGGGGTTACAAATGGTGCAAATCTATTAGATGGTTTGGATGGTTTAGCAAGTGGCGTTAGTATTGTGATTTTAAGTACATTTTTATATGTAGGATATATAAATCAAAATAATCTTATGTGCGTGATTTCATTGTTTACTATTATTAGTTTATTACCATTTTTACTTTTCAACTGGTTTCCTGCAAAAATATTTATGGGAGATAGTGGGAGTTTACTTTTAGGTTTTATTATAGCTACTCTTTCTGTTATGGCACTAGAATATATTCATCCTATGGCTGTTGTTTATATAATAGCTCTTCCTATTTTTGATACTTTAATAGTAATGATAAGAAGAATAAAAAACAATAAATCTCCTTTTTCACCTGATAAAACACATATGCATCATATTCTTTTAAAGTTTTTTAAGAAAAAGGTCAAAAAAACTGTGCTATTTATTATTTTGATGCAATCTCTTTTTTCACTAGTTGGATTGATGTTGGCATTACCGCATAAACAATTAGGTGAAGGTATCGCATCTACTTTAGCACTATTAAGTTATTTAGGTATACTTGCACTATTTTATATGATATTTACAGGTATGAAAGATAGACAAAAATTAATAACAAGATTAATAAAAAGAAAAAAGAAGAATATAAGATGA
- a CDS encoding polysaccharide biosynthesis/export family protein produces the protein MVVLKNVVFLSILILLTGCGSKNYKLFQQQEESSSAQTTVSKAQYQKDVNFESVISKNDRVNITVYVQSGKDSQQMTPILSGDMINSSAKVETKGLLVSKKGSVILPLVGEVKISGLTQHEATALLLKKYKKYIRNPYVLIEIQNQRIIVLGEVKKPGIVPIVNGNMNIIEVLARSGDFTDVASRDDILVVRGDLRNPKIMQINLTSLDAIKQTSLVLKPNDIVYVQPSSLKGINVAIKEGLPILQVITNLLLSYSIVTDD, from the coding sequence ATGGTTGTATTAAAAAACGTAGTATTTTTAAGTATTCTTATTTTACTTACAGGATGTGGTAGTAAAAACTACAAACTCTTCCAACAACAAGAAGAAAGTTCAAGTGCCCAAACAACAGTAAGCAAAGCTCAATACCAAAAAGACGTCAACTTTGAAAGTGTAATATCGAAAAACGACAGGGTAAATATCACTGTATATGTACAGTCAGGTAAAGACTCGCAACAAATGACACCTATCTTATCAGGAGACATGATAAACTCAAGTGCAAAAGTAGAGACAAAAGGTTTACTAGTATCAAAAAAAGGTAGTGTTATTTTACCATTGGTTGGAGAAGTTAAGATCTCAGGTCTTACACAGCATGAAGCTACTGCGTTATTATTAAAAAAGTACAAAAAATATATTAGAAATCCATACGTTCTAATAGAAATACAAAACCAACGAATCATAGTTCTAGGTGAAGTTAAAAAGCCAGGTATAGTACCAATAGTAAATGGAAATATGAACATCATAGAAGTCCTAGCACGTTCAGGTGACTTTACAGATGTAGCATCAAGAGATGATATCTTAGTAGTGCGAGGTGACTTACGAAACCCTAAAATTATGCAAATAAATTTGACAAGCTTAGATGCTATAAAACAAACAAGCTTAGTATTAAAACCAAATGACATAGTATATGTACAACCAAGCTCACTAAAAGGTATAAACGTAGCTATAAAAGAAGGTCTACCTATCTTACAAGTTATTACAAACTTACTATTATCATATAGCATAGTAACGGATGATTAA
- a CDS encoding polysaccharide biosynthesis tyrosine autokinase encodes MSTLNNIKEDEIDLKELFKTILKYKIQIIIITYIFTMGAGIFAYLKPNIYTTSIVLELEDKKNNKTASAGADFMMEALSGSSGAGIANEIEVMKSRLILQKSFDKLDLNTNYWANNKFKKIEYYKNSPFVVEFSFLDDFLNGRNFTLTPIDENTFNLQLKKPSVYSLDNVLKMLDIKNYELGDTFSYNQNHKFNELIQTEYFSLTIKKVFDLKYNTYNFNHMTNMDVFNKYKKNLSVSQISKSASILNVSLEDTEPNRIKDILTSIYNTYTNEDIQRKTEEAKLTLDFIDVQLESINKRLNISATNLESFKEKNKLVELSGQAIKSTEKLSEYETQLEELKTELNVLLSLKNYVASNTNLLGMSITSASLIDPKISALVSQLQDETARKSTLLIDYTPAHPELVKVSQKIRSIKRNIVGTINNNIAQFQNRKRSLENIIKKYDKSINTLPKQERELSKLTRLFSVDEKIYSYLLEKKAESAILQSSTISNTRLLDEGIIANEPVKPKRKLIVLVGFILGFIFSLFYAFMREFFNNTVSNSDDVEKLSSIPIYGIIPQYKGKKAKKLVDEAYRSIRTNLQFLPKHENSNVIAITSSVSGEGKTTTSANLAKIIAKANKSVVILDLDLRKSSLHLNFDIPNTIGISSYLSGQNTLEEITNFVEKDNVTVLTTGSLPPNPSELILGDKMKELIDTLKAKYDYVIFDTPPVGLVTDAMILINYADISFLVIKAFYTRKEFVKNLDRLSKEHKNNTFGLILNGVEIGDKYGYGYGSNYGYGYGNAKYYQDR; translated from the coding sequence TTGAGTACTCTAAATAACATAAAAGAAGACGAGATAGATTTAAAAGAACTTTTTAAAACTATTTTAAAGTACAAGATACAAATCATCATCATCACCTATATTTTCACTATGGGTGCTGGTATATTTGCATACTTAAAACCAAATATATATACTACATCTATAGTCCTAGAACTTGAAGACAAAAAAAACAATAAAACAGCATCAGCAGGTGCTGATTTTATGATGGAAGCCCTATCAGGTTCTTCAGGTGCAGGAATAGCAAATGAAATCGAGGTTATGAAATCAAGATTGATTTTACAAAAATCTTTTGACAAACTTGATTTAAACACAAACTATTGGGCAAATAACAAGTTCAAAAAAATCGAGTATTATAAAAACTCACCATTTGTAGTGGAGTTTTCTTTTCTAGATGATTTTTTAAATGGGCGTAATTTTACACTAACACCAATAGATGAAAACACTTTTAATCTACAATTAAAAAAGCCTTCTGTTTATTCTTTGGATAATGTTCTTAAAATGTTGGATATAAAAAATTACGAACTAGGAGATACCTTCTCTTATAATCAAAATCATAAATTTAACGAACTTATACAAACAGAGTATTTTTCTCTGACGATAAAAAAAGTTTTTGATTTAAAATACAACACATACAACTTTAACCATATGACAAATATGGATGTATTTAATAAATACAAAAAAAATCTTAGCGTATCTCAAATCTCAAAAAGTGCAAGTATCTTAAATGTATCACTAGAAGATACAGAACCAAACAGAATAAAAGATATACTAACTTCAATATATAACACATATACAAATGAAGATATACAAAGAAAAACAGAAGAAGCAAAGCTAACTCTAGATTTTATTGATGTTCAATTAGAATCAATAAACAAAAGACTAAATATCTCAGCTACAAATTTAGAATCTTTCAAAGAAAAAAACAAGCTAGTAGAATTAAGCGGACAAGCTATAAAATCAACAGAAAAGCTTAGTGAATACGAAACACAACTAGAAGAGCTAAAAACAGAACTAAACGTACTACTAAGTCTAAAAAATTATGTTGCTTCAAATACCAATCTACTTGGTATGTCAATCACATCTGCAAGTCTAATCGACCCTAAAATCTCAGCATTAGTTAGCCAACTCCAAGATGAAACAGCAAGAAAGTCTACACTTTTGATAGACTATACACCAGCTCATCCAGAGCTTGTAAAAGTTAGCCAAAAAATAAGAAGTATCAAAAGAAATATAGTAGGGACTATAAACAATAACATCGCACAATTTCAAAATAGAAAACGTTCACTAGAAAATATTATTAAAAAATACGACAAATCTATAAATACTCTACCAAAGCAAGAAAGAGAGCTTTCAAAACTTACAAGACTATTTAGTGTTGATGAAAAAATATATTCATATCTTTTAGAGAAAAAAGCAGAATCAGCAATACTCCAATCATCTACAATCTCAAACACGAGATTGCTTGATGAAGGAATAATAGCAAATGAACCTGTAAAACCCAAAAGAAAACTAATAGTTTTAGTAGGATTTATTTTAGGATTTATTTTTTCTTTATTCTATGCATTTATGAGAGAGTTTTTTAATAACACTGTTTCAAACTCTGATGATGTTGAAAAACTAAGCTCGATTCCAATCTATGGAATAATTCCTCAGTACAAGGGTAAAAAAGCAAAAAAACTTGTAGATGAAGCATATCGTTCTATACGAACAAATCTACAATTTTTACCAAAACATGAAAATAGTAATGTAATAGCAATCACTTCATCTGTATCAGGAGAAGGTAAAACAACTACATCTGCAAATCTTGCAAAGATTATTGCAAAAGCAAATAAATCTGTAGTTATATTAGACTTAGACTTAAGAAAATCTAGTCTTCATTTGAATTTTGATATTCCTAATACTATTGGTATTAGCTCTTACTTATCAGGTCAAAATACACTTGAAGAGATTACAAACTTTGTAGAAAAAGACAATGTTACAGTTCTAACTACAGGTTCGTTACCACCAAATCCATCTGAGTTAATCTTGGGTGATAAGATGAAAGAATTGATAGATACTCTAAAAGCAAAATACGACTATGTGATATTTGATACACCACCTGTTGGATTAGTAACAGATGCTATGATTCTTATAAATTATGCTGATATTTCATTTTTGGTTATAAAAGCATTTTATACTAGAAAAGAGTTTGTAAAAAATCTTGATAGATTATCAAAAGAACACAAAAACAATACCTTTGGGTTAATCCTAAATGGTGTTGAGATTGGTGATAAGTATGGTTATGGATATGGTTCAAACTATGGTTATGGATATGGTAATGCCAAGTATTACCAAGATAGATAA